In Oxalobacteraceae sp. CFBP 8761, the following are encoded in one genomic region:
- a CDS encoding Flp family type IVb pilin translates to MSTITSAIKAFIADENGVTAIEYGLIAALIGVAMATVAGEVGTGIKETFEYIQAQLDGALPTAP, encoded by the coding sequence ATGAGCACGATTACCTCCGCCATCAAAGCCTTCATCGCAGACGAAAACGGTGTGACTGCCATCGAGTATGGCCTGATCGCTGCACTCATCGGCGTCGCAATGGCCACCGTGGCTGGCGAGGTCGGTACTGGCATCAAGGAAACGTTTGAGTACATCCAGGCGCAGTTGGACGGCGCTCTCCCGACCGCGCCGTAA
- a CDS encoding GGDEF domain-containing protein translates to MDSLLRHMVDMTGHRDHAMLDISVISAVQELSGANQTRVLGISTVGDQLFVRSRACIQAGGVACPEEPQDSGPGEPIATYPELEACLRQHATRAEGMGQDGLRRLWLPIWFGERADTCLEIVHDTPFTPEALYMVSGIVSVYRNFQNLLDYSERDSLTGLLNRKTFDDQLARMLHATDVDPVVPGLAERRGQHGAEAQWLAVVDVDHFKTVNDRFGHLYGDEVLILIANLLQSSFRTQDRVFRFGGEEFVVLLRSTTLENARRIIERFRLDVESHHFPQVGQVTVSIGFTGVSAADSPVVTLGHADQALYFAKANGRNRVCHYEALVDGGLLQTVTTNDTAEFF, encoded by the coding sequence ATGGATTCCCTGCTGCGACACATGGTGGACATGACCGGCCACCGCGATCATGCGATGCTGGACATCTCGGTGATCTCGGCGGTCCAGGAACTATCGGGCGCGAACCAGACCCGGGTCCTGGGCATTTCCACGGTTGGCGACCAGCTGTTCGTGCGCTCGCGCGCCTGCATCCAGGCTGGCGGCGTTGCCTGTCCGGAAGAACCGCAGGACAGCGGCCCGGGCGAGCCGATCGCCACCTACCCTGAACTCGAGGCGTGCCTGCGCCAGCACGCCACACGCGCCGAAGGCATGGGTCAGGACGGCTTGCGCCGCCTGTGGCTGCCGATCTGGTTCGGCGAGCGGGCCGATACCTGCCTCGAGATCGTCCACGACACCCCATTCACGCCGGAGGCGCTGTACATGGTCAGCGGCATCGTCAGCGTGTACCGCAACTTCCAGAATCTGCTCGATTACAGCGAGCGCGATTCGCTCACGGGCCTGCTCAACCGCAAGACCTTCGACGACCAGCTGGCGCGCATGCTGCATGCCACTGATGTCGATCCCGTCGTGCCCGGCCTGGCCGAGCGGCGCGGACAGCATGGGGCGGAGGCGCAGTGGCTGGCCGTGGTCGACGTCGACCACTTCAAAACCGTCAACGACCGCTTCGGTCACCTGTACGGCGACGAGGTCCTGATCCTGATCGCCAACCTGCTGCAGTCGTCATTCCGTACGCAGGACCGGGTGTTTCGCTTTGGCGGTGAAGAGTTCGTGGTGCTGCTGCGCTCGACGACGCTCGAGAACGCGCGCCGCATCATCGAGCGCTTTCGCCTCGATGTCGAAAGCCACCATTTCCCGCAGGTGGGGCAAGTCACCGTCAGCATTGGCTTCACGGGTGTCAGCGCGGCCGATTCGCCGGTCGTCACGCTCGGCCACGCCGACCAGGCGCTGTATTTCGCCAAGGCCAACGGCCGCAACCGCGTGTGCCATTACGAAGCGCTGGTCGATGGCGGCCTGCTGCAGACCGTCACCACCAACGACACCGCCGAATTCTTCTGA
- a CDS encoding prepilin peptidase produces MNIAPYLDTLLLLLVTAAAIKDLESRRIPNALLLAGVLGALLLHLLSPQPVTALLSALGGCATGLAVLLPFYLLRGMAAGDVKMMAAVGVFTGAGDALRIAILAWCAGGVMVLVVLIVRGRLRLALANLWAMLLPILLRLQRLPSPGQDSGGRPSAGSIPYGVAIAAGTIVHLVGRYGATHLA; encoded by the coding sequence ATGAATATCGCACCCTACCTCGACACACTGCTGCTGCTGCTCGTGACGGCCGCCGCGATCAAGGATCTGGAAAGTCGGCGCATTCCCAATGCATTGCTGCTCGCTGGCGTACTTGGCGCGCTGCTGCTGCACCTGCTGTCGCCCCAGCCAGTGACGGCGCTGCTATCCGCGTTGGGTGGCTGCGCGACCGGTCTGGCGGTGCTGCTGCCGTTTTATCTGCTGCGCGGCATGGCCGCCGGCGACGTCAAGATGATGGCCGCCGTTGGCGTCTTCACCGGCGCGGGCGACGCGCTGCGCATCGCCATCCTGGCCTGGTGCGCAGGCGGCGTGATGGTGCTGGTGGTTCTCATTGTCAGAGGGCGGCTGCGCCTGGCCCTCGCCAATCTGTGGGCCATGTTGCTGCCCATCCTGCTGCGCTTGCAACGTTTGCCAAGCCCGGGTCAGGACTCCGGCGGCCGGCCCAGCGCCGGCTCGATTCCGTATGGCGTGGCCATTGCTGCGGGGACCATCGTGCATCTGGTCGGCCGTTACGGCGCCACACACCTCGCTTGA
- a CDS encoding cobalamin B12-binding domain-containing protein has product MNDTTTAANLAASATPQLANKVRFVTAASLFDGHDASINIMRRILQSNGAEVIHLGHNRSVDDVVTAALAEDAQGIAISSYQGGHVEYFKYMIDLLRERGGAHIKVFGGGGGVIVAHEIDELHAYGVTRIFSPEDGQRMGLVGMIHAMLQACDVDLSPYAPTTLAALQQGELAARHRPLAQLITALENDKVDAALRAQILEHAATLRVPTLGITGTGGAGKSSLTDELIRRIRLDQGDRLNIAVISIDPSRRKSGGALLGDRIRMNAISPWNGQTRVFMRSLATRDAGSEISQALPDVIAACKVTGFDLVIVETSGIGQGDAAIVPHVDTSMYVMTPEFGAASQLEKIDMLDFADFIAINKFDRKGALDALRDVAKQYQRNRELWSQSPDQMPVFGTQASRFNDDGVTALYHGLLPRLAALGLPIDASSLPAPALRYSSGKNVIVPPARSRYLAEIADTVRGYHRHVARQVKLARERQQLGESKRMLLAAGQSPATGDALDGLMAERDNAMDGEAKNLVAAWPALQAAYAGDDYVTHVRDKEIRTRLVTKTLSGNPIRKVALPRFEDHGEILRFLMLENVPGAFPYTAGVFPFKREGEDPTRMFAGEGDAFRTNKRFKLVSTGMDAKRLSTAFDSVTLYGADPALRPDIYGKVGNSGVSIATLDDMKVLYDGFDLCSPSTSVSMTINGPAPTILAMFMNTAIDQQIDKFAHDNGRQPTPDESEKIRAWVLTSVRGTVQADILKEDQGQNTCIFSTDFSLKVMGDIQEYFVRHGVRNFYSVSISGYHIAEAGANPISQLAFTLSNGFTFVEAYLARGMHIDDFAPNLSFFFSNGMDPEYTVLGRVARRLWAVAMRERYGANDRSQKLKYHIQTSGRSLHAQEIDFNDIRTTLQALIAIYDNCNSLHTNAYDEAITTPTDESVRRALAIQLIINREWGLAKNENPNQGAFIMDELTDLVEEQVLQEFERIAERGGVLGAMETGYQRGKIQEESMLYEHQKHDGTLPIIGVNTFRNPKGSGAPATIELARSTDDEKQSQLQRLDAFHTRHADAAPAALAALRQAAIDNQNVFAHLMDAVRVCSLGQITTALFEVGGQYRRNM; this is encoded by the coding sequence ATGAACGATACGACCACTGCCGCCAACCTGGCTGCCTCCGCCACCCCGCAACTGGCCAACAAGGTGCGCTTCGTCACCGCCGCTTCGCTGTTCGACGGCCACGACGCCTCGATCAACATCATGCGGCGCATCCTGCAATCGAATGGCGCCGAGGTCATCCACCTGGGCCACAACCGCTCGGTCGATGACGTCGTCACGGCGGCGCTGGCCGAAGACGCGCAAGGCATCGCCATCTCGAGCTACCAGGGCGGCCACGTCGAATACTTCAAGTACATGATCGACCTGCTGCGCGAGCGCGGCGGCGCGCACATCAAGGTGTTCGGCGGCGGCGGCGGCGTGATCGTCGCGCACGAGATCGACGAATTGCATGCCTACGGCGTCACCCGCATCTTCAGCCCGGAAGACGGCCAGCGCATGGGCCTGGTCGGCATGATCCACGCGATGCTGCAAGCCTGCGACGTCGACCTGTCGCCGTACGCCCCGACCACGCTGGCGGCGCTGCAGCAGGGCGAGCTGGCCGCGCGCCACCGCCCGCTGGCGCAGCTGATCACGGCGCTGGAAAACGACAAGGTCGACGCCGCGCTGCGCGCGCAGATCCTCGAACACGCCGCGACGCTGCGCGTGCCGACGCTGGGCATCACCGGCACCGGCGGCGCGGGCAAGTCGTCGCTGACCGATGAACTGATCCGCCGCATCCGCCTCGATCAGGGCGACCGCCTGAACATCGCCGTGATCTCGATCGACCCGTCGCGCCGCAAGTCCGGCGGCGCGCTGCTGGGTGACCGCATCCGCATGAATGCAATCAGTCCGTGGAACGGGCAGACGCGCGTCTTCATGCGCTCACTGGCCACGCGCGACGCCGGCTCGGAAATCTCGCAGGCGCTGCCCGACGTGATCGCGGCCTGCAAGGTGACCGGGTTCGACCTGGTGATCGTCGAGACGTCGGGCATCGGCCAGGGCGACGCCGCCATCGTGCCGCACGTCGACACGTCGATGTACGTGATGACGCCGGAGTTCGGCGCCGCTTCTCAGCTCGAAAAAATCGATATGCTCGATTTCGCCGACTTCATCGCCATCAACAAGTTCGACCGCAAGGGCGCGCTCGACGCGCTGCGCGACGTGGCCAAGCAGTACCAGCGCAACCGCGAATTGTGGAGCCAGAGTCCGGACCAGATGCCTGTGTTCGGCACCCAGGCGTCGCGCTTCAACGACGATGGCGTGACGGCGCTGTACCACGGCCTGTTGCCCCGGCTCGCGGCGCTTGGCCTGCCGATCGATGCGAGCAGCCTGCCCGCGCCGGCGCTGCGCTACTCGAGCGGCAAGAACGTGATCGTGCCGCCGGCGCGCAGCCGCTACCTGGCCGAGATCGCCGACACCGTGCGCGGCTACCACCGCCACGTGGCACGCCAGGTGAAACTCGCACGCGAGCGCCAGCAACTGGGCGAATCGAAGCGCATGCTGCTGGCCGCTGGCCAGAGCCCTGCCACGGGCGACGCGCTCGACGGCCTGATGGCCGAACGCGACAACGCGATGGATGGCGAAGCCAAAAACCTCGTCGCGGCCTGGCCTGCGCTGCAGGCCGCGTATGCCGGCGACGACTACGTCACGCACGTGCGCGACAAGGAAATCCGCACGCGCCTGGTCACAAAAACCTTGTCGGGCAATCCGATCCGCAAGGTCGCGCTACCACGCTTTGAAGACCATGGCGAAATCCTGCGCTTTCTGATGCTCGAGAACGTGCCGGGCGCGTTCCCCTACACGGCCGGCGTGTTCCCGTTCAAGCGCGAAGGCGAAGACCCGACCCGCATGTTCGCCGGCGAAGGCGACGCCTTCCGCACCAACAAACGCTTCAAGCTCGTCTCGACGGGGATGGACGCCAAGCGCCTGTCGACCGCGTTCGATTCGGTCACGCTGTACGGCGCCGACCCGGCGCTGCGGCCCGATATCTACGGCAAAGTGGGCAACTCGGGCGTGTCGATTGCCACGCTGGACGACATGAAGGTGCTGTACGACGGCTTCGACCTGTGCAGCCCGTCGACGTCGGTGTCGATGACGATCAACGGCCCCGCGCCGACCATCCTGGCGATGTTCATGAATACGGCAATCGACCAGCAGATCGACAAGTTCGCGCACGACAACGGCCGCCAGCCCACGCCGGATGAAAGCGAAAAGATCCGCGCCTGGGTGCTGACCAGCGTGCGCGGCACCGTGCAGGCCGACATCCTGAAGGAAGACCAGGGCCAGAACACCTGCATCTTCTCGACCGATTTTTCGCTGAAGGTCATGGGCGACATCCAGGAATATTTCGTGCGCCACGGCGTGCGCAATTTCTACTCGGTGTCGATCTCGGGTTATCACATTGCCGAAGCGGGCGCCAATCCGATCTCGCAGCTGGCCTTCACGCTGTCGAACGGCTTCACGTTCGTCGAAGCCTACCTGGCGCGCGGGATGCACATCGACGACTTCGCGCCGAACCTGTCGTTCTTTTTCTCGAACGGCATGGACCCGGAATACACGGTGCTCGGGCGCGTCGCACGCCGCCTGTGGGCCGTGGCGATGCGCGAGCGCTACGGCGCCAACGACCGTTCGCAAAAGCTCAAGTACCACATCCAGACATCGGGCCGTTCGCTGCACGCGCAAGAGATCGACTTCAATGACATCCGCACCACGCTGCAGGCACTGATCGCGATCTACGACAACTGCAACTCGCTGCACACCAATGCCTACGACGAAGCGATCACCACGCCGACCGATGAATCGGTGCGCCGTGCGCTGGCCATCCAGCTGATCATCAACCGCGAATGGGGCCTGGCCAAGAACGAGAACCCGAACCAGGGCGCGTTCATCATGGACGAACTGACCGACCTCGTCGAAGAGCAGGTGCTGCAGGAATTCGAGCGCATCGCCGAACGCGGCGGCGTGCTGGGCGCGATGGAAACCGGCTACCAGCGCGGCAAGATCCAGGAAGAGTCGATGCTGTACGAGCACCAGAAGCACGACGGTACGCTGCCGATCATCGGCGTCAATACCTTCCGCAACCCGAAGGGATCGGGCGCGCCGGCGACCATCGAACTGGCACGTTCGACCGACGACGAAAAGCAGTCGCAGCTGCAGCGCCTGGATGCCTTCCACACGCGTCATGCGGATGCCGCGCCGGCCGCTCTGGCCGCCCTGCGCCAGGCCGCAATCGACAACCAGAACGTGTTTGCGCACCTGATGGACGCCGTGCGCGTGTGCTCGCTGGGGCAGATCACGACGGCGCTGTTTGAAGTGGGTGGGCAGTATCGGCGCAATATGTAA
- the cpaB gene encoding Flp pilus assembly protein CpaB, translated as MKNKRAVIMMGLAVVLGLLAVALAARWLLNAPVPAAGRIVVANSDIDIGQRLTPALFIVVDWPTASVPKGAFTDPGPLNGRVLRSSLLAGEPVSEAKLAPVGTLGGLSALITEGKRAITVRVNDVIGVAGFALPGNYVDIIVSTETAPDPNAPQARAHSISKIVLERILVLAVAQEVGRDETKPKVVNAVTLEVTPEQAEKLDLARSVGTLSLALRNQIDPAATATTGATKENLLPAPPAAPVVLRAVPPPRVQLVRAPAPPRAPHRECISVINGLHASQECF; from the coding sequence ATGAAAAACAAGCGCGCCGTGATCATGATGGGGCTGGCCGTGGTGCTCGGCCTGCTGGCCGTGGCGCTGGCCGCGCGCTGGTTGCTCAATGCGCCGGTGCCCGCGGCCGGCAGGATCGTCGTCGCGAACAGCGACATCGACATCGGTCAGCGCTTGACCCCCGCGCTGTTCATCGTGGTGGATTGGCCCACTGCCAGCGTACCCAAGGGCGCGTTCACCGATCCCGGGCCGCTGAACGGCCGGGTCTTGCGCAGCAGCCTGCTCGCCGGCGAGCCGGTCAGCGAAGCCAAGCTGGCCCCGGTCGGTACGCTGGGTGGCCTGTCGGCCCTGATCACCGAAGGCAAGCGCGCGATCACGGTGCGCGTCAACGACGTGATCGGCGTGGCCGGTTTCGCCCTGCCGGGCAACTATGTCGACATCATCGTCAGCACCGAAACGGCGCCCGATCCGAACGCCCCGCAGGCCCGTGCGCACAGCATCTCGAAGATCGTCCTGGAGCGCATTCTGGTGCTGGCAGTGGCCCAGGAAGTGGGCCGCGACGAGACCAAGCCCAAGGTCGTCAATGCCGTCACGCTCGAAGTCACGCCCGAACAGGCCGAAAAGCTGGACCTGGCGCGCAGCGTCGGCACGCTGTCGCTGGCGCTGCGCAACCAGATCGATCCCGCCGCCACCGCCACCACCGGTGCGACCAAGGAGAACCTGCTGCCGGCGCCACCCGCCGCGCCGGTCGTGCTGCGCGCTGTGCCACCACCGCGGGTGCAGCTGGTGCGGGCGCCGGCGCCACCGCGGGCGCCGCACCGCGAATGCATCAGCGTCATCAACGGCCTGCACGCATCGCAGGAATGCTTCTGA
- a CDS encoding HD-GYP domain-containing protein, which yields MLKKVDASQLRVGMFIHDLDCGWMEHPFVRSKFLLSCESEIQKIRDARIRGVVIDCSRGMDVDAPTLAQAQAATEAEVTALATTLTSRVRVSVGEELRRAATVRREAVGVVRTVMQDARLGKAVELEQVGPVVQNITESILRNAGALLGLLQIKNKDDYTFLHSVSVCALLVAFCRSRNLDDERIYQAGIGGLLHDTGKALVPDAILNKVGRLTDAEFEIVKRHPRDGHDILLRTPGIGAIPLDITLHHHERRDGSGYPDRQAEDAISELAQMAAIVDVYDAITSERCYHKGMPAAEALRKIHEWSKFHFNPGLAQEFMRCVGIYPVGTLVLLESGRLGVVIEPHETSLLTPKVNVFFHTKQQRYIKPETVDLSRPLGFGGGDRIVRHESAEKWQVEPLRFMQVA from the coding sequence ATGTTAAAAAAAGTCGATGCGTCACAGCTCCGGGTGGGCATGTTCATTCATGACCTCGATTGCGGGTGGATGGAACACCCCTTCGTGCGCAGCAAGTTCCTGCTGTCCTGCGAGAGCGAAATCCAGAAGATCCGCGATGCGCGCATCCGCGGCGTCGTGATCGACTGCAGTCGCGGCATGGATGTCGACGCGCCGACGCTGGCGCAAGCGCAGGCGGCCACCGAAGCCGAAGTGACGGCGCTGGCCACCACCCTGACCAGCCGGGTACGGGTATCGGTCGGCGAAGAGCTGCGCCGCGCCGCCACGGTGCGGCGCGAGGCGGTGGGTGTGGTGCGCACGGTGATGCAGGATGCGCGCCTGGGCAAGGCCGTCGAGCTCGAGCAGGTCGGGCCGGTCGTGCAGAACATCACCGAATCGATCCTGCGCAACGCAGGCGCCTTGCTCGGCCTGTTGCAGATCAAGAACAAGGACGATTACACGTTCCTGCATTCGGTGAGCGTGTGCGCGCTGCTGGTGGCGTTCTGCCGCTCGCGCAATCTGGATGACGAGCGCATCTACCAGGCCGGCATTGGCGGACTGCTGCACGACACCGGCAAGGCGCTGGTGCCGGATGCGATTCTGAACAAGGTGGGGCGCCTCACGGACGCCGAGTTCGAGATCGTCAAGCGTCATCCGCGCGATGGCCACGACATCCTGCTGCGCACGCCAGGCATCGGCGCCATTCCACTGGACATCACGCTGCACCACCACGAACGGCGCGACGGCAGCGGTTATCCGGACCGTCAGGCCGAGGACGCGATCAGCGAACTGGCGCAGATGGCGGCCATCGTCGACGTATACGATGCGATCACGTCGGAGCGCTGCTACCACAAGGGCATGCCGGCGGCCGAAGCGCTGCGCAAGATCCACGAATGGAGCAAGTTCCACTTCAATCCGGGATTGGCGCAGGAGTTCATGCGCTGTGTCGGTATCTATCCGGTGGGCACGCTGGTGCTGCTGGAATCGGGCCGCCTGGGCGTCGTGATCGAGCCGCATGAAACAAGTCTGCTCACGCCCAAGGTCAACGTGTTCTTCCACACCAAACAGCAGCGCTACATCAAGCCCGAGACCGTCGATCTGTCACGGCCGCTGGGCTTTGGTGGCGGTGACCGCATCGTGCGTCACGAATCGGCCGAGAAGTGGCAGGTCGAACCGCTGCGCTTCATGCAGGTGGCCTGA
- a CDS encoding ATP-binding protein — protein sequence MTGPEASLSLPAPGFDADGNLAAVLPRQPRTVRDTGLDARLVTALVVKTLHADGKTPLSQLTGRLRLSVSVLREVLQALVGTQQAEVAYSGDSDLDVHYQLTTLGQRAAGEYLAESRYVGPAPVTLAAWRAVVTRQSQRQPDAARVTRTELDAVLDGDGLAPAIREQIGAALYSGRPLLLYGPSGSGKTSLARKLARLRQDPIAVPYAVLVNHEIIQLHDLVLHPLPLHVRALEERRSGDARWALSQRPLVHVGPELARDMLELRSDLGSGVLHAPPHILANNGLLVVDDVGRQRVPPGELLHRWLGALEAGLDHVTVPGGATHVLPFDVSLVLVTSLTPESVLDDACLRRIGYRIPVGPLSEQSYRALLRRQARQRRIDLDDSAIAFLIDHLHRRTGRALLAAYPHELLGRIADFAGFTGQPPCCDVDGLTRAWYSLFGEGDAP from the coding sequence CTGACAGGACCGGAGGCATCGTTGTCCCTGCCTGCGCCGGGTTTTGATGCGGATGGCAATCTCGCCGCAGTGCTGCCGCGCCAGCCGCGCACGGTGCGCGATACGGGACTCGACGCGCGCCTGGTGACGGCGCTCGTGGTCAAGACCCTGCATGCCGACGGCAAGACGCCGCTATCCCAGTTGACTGGACGCCTGCGGCTGTCGGTCAGCGTGCTGCGCGAAGTGTTGCAGGCCCTGGTGGGCACCCAGCAGGCCGAAGTCGCGTATTCGGGCGACAGCGATCTCGATGTGCATTATCAGTTGACCACCCTGGGCCAGCGCGCCGCCGGCGAATACCTGGCCGAATCGCGCTATGTCGGCCCGGCGCCGGTGACGCTGGCAGCGTGGCGCGCCGTGGTCACGCGCCAGTCGCAGCGCCAGCCCGATGCCGCGCGCGTCACGCGCACCGAGCTCGATGCGGTGCTCGACGGCGACGGCCTGGCGCCGGCCATTCGCGAGCAGATCGGCGCCGCGCTGTATTCGGGCCGCCCGCTGCTGTTGTACGGTCCGTCCGGCAGCGGCAAGACGTCACTGGCGCGCAAGCTCGCGCGCCTGCGCCAGGATCCGATCGCGGTGCCGTATGCGGTGCTGGTCAACCATGAAATCATCCAGCTTCACGACCTGGTGCTGCACCCCCTCCCGTTGCACGTACGCGCCCTTGAAGAGCGCCGCAGTGGTGATGCACGCTGGGCCCTGAGCCAGCGTCCGCTGGTGCACGTAGGGCCGGAGCTGGCGCGCGACATGCTGGAGCTGCGCAGTGATCTGGGCAGCGGCGTGCTGCACGCGCCGCCCCACATCCTGGCCAACAACGGTTTACTCGTGGTGGACGATGTGGGCCGCCAGCGTGTGCCGCCGGGCGAACTGCTGCACCGCTGGCTCGGCGCGCTCGAAGCAGGCCTGGACCATGTCACGGTGCCGGGTGGCGCCACGCACGTCTTGCCGTTCGATGTGAGCCTGGTGCTGGTCACCAGCCTGACGCCGGAATCGGTGCTCGACGACGCCTGCCTGCGCCGCATCGGCTACCGGATTCCGGTCGGACCGCTGTCGGAGCAGAGCTATCGCGCACTGCTGCGGCGCCAGGCGCGGCAGCGCCGGATCGATCTCGATGACAGTGCCATCGCGTTCCTGATCGATCACCTGCACCGCCGCACCGGGCGCGCGCTGCTGGCCGCCTATCCGCATGAGCTACTGGGCCGGATCGCCGACTTCGCCGGCTTTACCGGTCAGCCGCCGTGCTGCGACGTCGATGGCCTGACGCGCGCGTGGTACAGCCTGTTCGGCGAAGGGGACGCACCATGA
- a CDS encoding type II and III secretion system protein family protein, giving the protein MHRHSTIALRACLAAMLAGLSALALAAPAGKKAIVPDTAAQPGLQLNGSCQGEAARPATMALQMGKSTMLRLPEAVRRRSVGNPAVVQAMLVAADTLYIAAVDVGTTNMIVQGRSGACSVIDITVAMDPASLQAMLGVAMPYEKDIRVMAANDTLVLTGTVSDAAAVNRAVELAGAYVRRPLRQLPAADKDNATDGVIQVGNGSGGGAAAGAGGASARVINLLAVSAPQQVQLEVKVAEVARTLLERLETGVRLSFGSGSWTTTLATDFLSGLARGGLAGLKTNGNRFGIDTDKLDGLVRILAEPNVLAISGQEGAFLAGGKFFIPVAQDNNKVTLEEKEFGVGLRFTPTVLGGGLINLKVAPEVSELSREGIGISAAGIAGTAIMPLLTTRRASTTVQLHDGQSFAIGGLVRNNLVANLKGLPGLSDVPILGALFRSTDFQQERTELVFVITARLVKPLAAGSLSLPTDRFDPPSRAGVLLGGRLEGTPASSTPAAGTAPVPPAPAPAAGGPEPE; this is encoded by the coding sequence ATGCACCGACATTCCACGATCGCACTGCGCGCCTGCCTGGCGGCTATGTTGGCAGGCCTGAGCGCACTGGCCCTGGCTGCCCCGGCAGGCAAAAAAGCTATCGTACCCGACACGGCGGCGCAGCCCGGGCTGCAACTGAACGGCAGCTGCCAGGGCGAGGCTGCGAGGCCAGCCACCATGGCACTTCAGATGGGCAAGTCGACCATGCTGCGCCTGCCCGAAGCAGTACGCCGGCGCAGCGTCGGCAACCCGGCCGTCGTGCAGGCGATGCTGGTCGCAGCGGACACGCTGTATATCGCCGCCGTCGATGTCGGCACCACCAATATGATCGTGCAGGGCCGCAGCGGCGCGTGCAGCGTGATCGACATCACGGTCGCGATGGACCCGGCCAGCCTGCAAGCGATGCTGGGCGTCGCCATGCCGTACGAGAAGGATATCCGGGTGATGGCCGCCAATGACACGCTGGTGCTGACCGGTACCGTCAGCGATGCTGCCGCCGTCAACCGCGCCGTGGAACTGGCCGGCGCCTATGTGCGCCGCCCGCTGCGCCAGTTGCCGGCGGCCGACAAGGACAACGCAACCGACGGCGTGATCCAGGTCGGCAATGGCAGCGGAGGCGGCGCCGCTGCCGGGGCAGGTGGCGCCAGCGCCCGCGTGATCAATCTGCTGGCGGTCAGCGCGCCCCAGCAGGTGCAGCTCGAGGTCAAGGTGGCCGAGGTCGCGCGCACGCTGCTCGAGCGGCTTGAAACCGGGGTGCGCCTGAGCTTCGGCTCCGGCAGCTGGACCACCACGCTGGCCACCGATTTTCTCAGCGGCCTGGCGCGCGGCGGCCTGGCCGGCCTGAAGACCAACGGTAACCGCTTCGGCATCGACACCGACAAGCTCGATGGCCTGGTGCGCATCCTGGCCGAACCGAACGTGCTGGCCATCAGCGGCCAGGAAGGCGCGTTCCTGGCCGGCGGCAAGTTCTTCATCCCGGTGGCGCAAGACAATAACAAGGTGACGCTGGAAGAGAAGGAATTCGGCGTCGGCCTGCGTTTCACCCCGACGGTGCTGGGCGGGGGCCTTATCAACCTGAAGGTCGCGCCCGAAGTATCGGAGCTGTCGCGCGAAGGGATCGGCATCAGCGCCGCCGGCATTGCCGGCACCGCGATCATGCCATTGTTGACCACGCGCCGCGCCAGCACGACGGTGCAGCTGCACGACGGCCAGAGCTTCGCCATCGGTGGCCTGGTGCGCAACAACCTGGTCGCCAACCTCAAAGGCTTACCGGGACTGAGCGACGTGCCGATACTGGGCGCGCTGTTTCGCAGCACCGATTTCCAGCAGGAGCGCACCGAACTGGTCTTCGTCATCACGGCGCGCCTGGTCAAGCCGCTGGCGGCCGGCAGCCTGAGCTTGCCGACCGATCGTTTCGACCCACCGTCGCGCGCCGGCGTGCTGCTTGGCGGCCGCCTCGAAGGCACGCCAGCCTCCAGCACGCCCGCCGCTGGCACGGCGCCTGTCCCACCCGCACCGGCGCCGGCCGCCGGTGGTCCCGAACCGGAATAG